The Girardinichthys multiradiatus isolate DD_20200921_A chromosome 23, DD_fGirMul_XY1, whole genome shotgun sequence DNA segment ACCTTGACCTCAGCTGATTGAACTGAAGATAGCTGGCTTCTGACTGATACTTGAAGGATCTCTCGTGGTTTCAacacatttatataaaaaaattgcACAGAACCAAGTCCTTCAGTTTTAACCCGACCCCTTGTGTTGCTAAAGAATATGTACTAAAGTGGTTCTGAAAGGGCCTTAGGTTTAATATCTGTAATCTTCCTGATTTTGTGACATTTACTTTGCCATTTTTTTAATAAGTTCAGATTTGCTGAAAGCCATGTTCACAGGGAACCGACTACAATAAAGCTGGCTGGGATAATTGAGCTGATGTGCTgaattttataaattattttatcttttttgatattttgtaaaaataaatctaattaaaGTAGAAAACCTGAAAATGGTGCAGCTAGGTTTGTTTTACTAAAGGTCTGTCTTAAAATACCCATGAAATCATCCTAAAATCTACTATTTAGCTCTGTTTATATAATTAGTTATCCAAGTAGACAATTTATCATATCATTGTGCTATATTGCTGTTTGTTGTGTAATCTGGAAgctaacaaatataaaaaacaaatgtaaaagccTGAACTCTGCTATTCTATTGAAAAGCACCTTCAAACGTGTTAAAGATGTGTACAATTAAGAAATAACGCTACCAGACGATGCCACTACTGTTTGGATCCAAGAAGCATGATGTATGAGAGAAGGGCTGCTAAACTATTGGGTGGAGATTCTTCTGCAGAAAATGAAGCCTCCATTGTCTTTTGCTTGTCACTAATAGTAAAGTAGCTACAACAGTCTGTAGACTCCCAACGACCCACAGGAGGGACGTGTAGGAATGAGCCTAGGAGGATGGGCCTCCgtgtgctaaaaaaaaacagcagctccTAACTCCAGGTTGCTCAACTGAGACAAATACTCCTAGATAGGTGTCAAAATGATTTCAGAAGAACTGAGGGAAAGTTGAAACCTCATGTAGTTGCCATGACCCTGATGACTGAAAATAACTTGTACCAAATGCATCACCCAGTGACCTTCTATTTGACCTGGGAGCTTTACCTCCAGGTGTcctgaaacattttaattttaacaagCTAAAGGAAAAAAGAGGTCCTATGTTACTAATTCAAACATTCaactcaaaaatactttattaaccaAAGAGAAATGAAATGTAACTTATATTCAGGAGTTGtagatggctgtgggcagaaagCAGTCTGTCTTACAGTGGATCttaagaagcctctgactgaagacatccTGTTGTTGAACGACGTCTCaggaagaggatgctcagggttctccgcAGAACAACCCGGGAGTTTCGTCAATTAACTTAAAATGGACTCTTAATTAAAGGCTGAATTGTTTCTTTGCTAAAAGATGAATTCATTTGAAAGCTTTTTGCACATCGTTACCAATAGTTCTGGACGGcattgtaattaaaaaaataatcaccaATGGATAAAGGCTGAGCAAAATCTTGAAATACAAACAGTTTGTAAATTATTCTGACCCGTTAATGAGctgatctggagccaaagaaaGAACCAGCACTTCCTTAGCACTTAGTACTGGACTCCATCTACTCTCTCTGAAACAATCTCTAAAGTTGCTGCTGTATCTCACTAAAATATCCAAACCTACTAATTTGGGTTAAATTGGACTCAAGGATTTAACATTGATACTAAGAACAACCAGCTTGGCTAAAAACACAGGAGAAACTGAACTGGGCTTTTAAACATGCTGCATTTCTACTACAGAATGTCTCCTCCTTGTATTTGTACATCTAGGTATGTGAAAGAAACGGTGTTGTGAGTTCCAGCTTCATATCGATCCTTTCTCTCCTCATCTTGGAAGAAAGAACACAGACTAAAAAAGCTTTGATGCGACACACTATAAAACACCTTTTATGTACATTAGAAACAGCAGAGAAAAATGGTACAAAGCACCATTCTTACACTGTAAAGTTGGGTAAAATAGGCGACTTTCAAACATGAGCAAAAGCATCGATTTgacaacaaatacaaaaataattttaattaatacCAAGAGACGTCACAGAAAACGGATGCCGTGGTTTTTCTTTAGTCACCTTCCCAGCTGCTCCTCAGAACCGGGATATTTAATGAGCCGTTCTTCTCTTATTCACCGACACAGAGGGATGCTGGGATACGTTTCAGCAGGACTGTGAGTTTGAGTCTGTTGTTCAAGTGGATCGAACTGGTTCCAGAgatgctgttgttctgtttaACTGGGCGGATAGTAGCCCTGGTTGTAGTTCCAGGTGTTCTGGTAGCCGTAGTTGCCGTAGCTGCCATACTGAGGTTGCTtcagaagagagagacaaatcGAGGGATcgctaaaacattttcagacacATTTAACACCATTTTTTTATCCAGAAAAATCCAGAAAAGGAAACAATCTTTATTCATTAAATGTCAGAAACTCTTAATTTCCACCTGGTACCAGCTGCTGTAAGCTCCATACTCGGCCTGGGTGCTGGTGTCGGTGCCCATGACAGGAGGCAGCGGCGGCGTGGTGACGGGCACATTTGATGCGCTGGATACGGCGTGTGCAGAAGAGCTGTCGGCGGTTTTGCTCGCTTTCTCTGGATCCTCGTCCCTTAGGAAccagattaaaacaaataaactaatatttttAAGCTAATGAATGGaacaagttatttaaatattttgaactGTTATACACTGCCTGGTGGAAGTATTCACGCCCCTACactttttcccacattttgtctcgttacaaccacagacttgtGTCGGTAATAATAGTGAAGCAGGAGAAATCTGATGCGTGgctttaaaatcttttacagagaaaaagctgaaaagtgtgaagTGCATCTGCATTTAGTCTTACTTAGTCAATACTACGTAGATCCAACTttggctgcagttacagctgcagatcTACAGAATGGATcgattctttgcaaaatagctcaaagttcgattggatggagagtattAAGGGGAATTGTCAGGAAACATGATATCGTGTTAAGAATTGTGATTTCTATAAACTAATTGATGATGTTTGCCGACCCAAACACAGACAGTATTGTTTGGATTGttactttaattattttttccacTCTTGGTTCAATGAACACATCAATAAAAAAGGGTattgaaatgtggaaaaaaatccagtagttgttcttttattattggagcaaaaaaaaatcacaaaatatctCGATAGGGTTTTAGTCCATTTTGCACATtccaaacatacatttttctttatattccttaagtggatttaggtctggactttgactaggccatcctaacacatgaatatgctttgatctaaaccgttacagtgcagctctggctgcatgtttagggtcgctattctgctggaaggtgaacctccgccccagtctcaacTCTTTTGCAGCCATTAACTGGTTTTTTGCTCCAGGATTGtattgtatttagctccatccatcttgcccataactctgaccagtttctctgccctgctgcagaaaagcatggtggtggcggtATCATCCATTGGGACGGGGAGCTAAGGGCTATGTGCAGTGTCACTTTTCCATGACCGTTTTTTCATGAAGGTCCAAATtgtaaattttgttttgttccgtGACAAAGTGAGATTAGGTTCAAGAGGAGGAACATTAGCTCTAAAGCCTTTAAACCGGCCTGTAAGTTAGAGGTGTTGCTTTAAAAGAAGTAGAAACATTGAAGTTTATTCTTTATATACAAAGTTAGCTTTTAAGTGTATCATAGATACGGAACAGAGACGCTTTCTCACCCGTTCTCTGCTTCTCTCTTTGTTCCTCCCAGCTCCTCCAGCAGCTTTTGATGCGCCTCATAGACGGCCAACACGCTACAGAGACAGCAGAACCTCACTTTTAGATAAAAATGCTTTACCAGACCCTGTCAGGATggtcagaaatgtttaaatcaagACTGTGATACTGAACCTCTGAACAGAGTTGCTGTACTCCTCCGTGAACTGCAGGCCTCTCTGTGACACAAGTAACTTGGCTTGTGGGGTGAGAGGAGCCGCCAGGGCCCGAGTCACACACTCCTGCACCGCCTCGGCTGAAGCCCACGGGTCCCCAGACAACTCCAGCTCCAACAGGTTCAAGTGCAGTTTGTCGTTGTCCTGAGAAAAGAGGGATTTACAGAAAAATGCTAAGAGTTTTTATTAAAAGTCTTCATCTAAAGCAGTCTAACTAGAAGAATCATCGTTTGGGTCGTAAAACAGAAACTTCAATCCATGCTGCTGCAGTCCAGTTTTCTGTCTGAACCAGAAATGTCCTCTTTATAATTTCTAAAAAGTtaattgtgcaaaaaaaaaaaagaggaattgTTAATTTTCCCACTTTTGTAGCTAATTGATCCCTGACACTGCAAGGCACCCAGACCCACCATACTGTTTAGCTGCCGCACAGGACAAGAGATCTACAATTTCCATCTCTAATCTCACCGGGCTAATTTCCAGTGCTTCCTGTAGAACTGTGCGGGCGCCGTCAGGGTTTCTGGACACTTTGAGCAGCAGACGAGCCAGCTTGATGGAGTAGAAGGCGTGCAGCATTGGCCTCTCTTTACATTCAGCGACTGCCTCTCGCAGCAAGGCCTCCGACTGGTCCAGCTGGCCCGCTCGTCGCTCTAAAGCGGCCCGGTGGAGGCGTATGACAGCCAGACCAGGAAGGGTTTTCTCCAGGGCCTCCAGCACCCGCCGGGCCTCAGTTAGGTCACCTGGTGGAGTCAGACATGGAGTTCTCATGAGCAAGTACAAGTGTTCTGAATCTTGTGGCAGAAACCATACTTTTTCCtttgaaaattaaaactttagaagaacagaaacaaacaaagtGCTTGTCGTACCGTGCCTCTCCTCAAAGGTGGCCCACTGCATGTGGATGTTGGGTTTGTTAGGGAGGTGCACCTCACAGGCTCTCCTGTAGACAGCCCGGGCCTCATCCACACTCTGCGGCTCCAGGTACTGAATGTACTACACACACGGCGATAGGTGTTACGCAttattacaagcacctcagagATAAAGGTAGATATGTCATTTATCTCACCCTGGTCCAGAACTCCTCATACAGAGCGACGGCGATCAGGCAGCGCTCAAACAGGATGCGAACTCTTTGGTCTCCCTGCGCGTCTGCTACATCATCTGATGCTGCCCGAGGCTGCGTTGTGACCTCAGACTCCTCTGTTGATTCCTGGTTTGGATCTGTTAGGAGACAGCAGTGTTAACCACACAGATACTTTCAAACatcaaagaaaaaattaaaacaaacagttttaccATGTGTGTCCTCGCCTTGTGTGGCGTCCTTGGTGTCCCTGTTCAGCTCAGCGATCTCCCAGTCCAGGTAAGTGTGCCAGGCTCTGAGCTGGAGGCGGTCCAGCGGCCTGACGTGGAAATATGGACGCTTGATCTGTAAAATAACAAGGAAATCTGATGGGTTTCAGAGCCAACGACAGCAGGAGAGAATAAACTTGACTAAACAGTTTCTATTTTTCTAACTCATGTTTTAGTTATTGAATCTGCCCTGAAATTTTGAGACTCGATCacccaaatttatttttatgtttggtaAAAAGGACCAGAGAAAGAACCCAGCAGAAACTCACCGCATCTTCATAGTTCCATCTCTTCCGGACCTCGTCCTCGTTGTCCTGGTACACTTTGTCTCTACGAAGCAGCACCTGTTCCCGTATCTTCTGCATCAGCTCCTCCTGAACAGAGAGCAAAGAAAGGAGTTATTTTCTACATTTACATGATTTATCTCTCACTGGCATAAAAACTGGAAACTCAatcatgaaaatgtaacatttagtgCTTTCAGTGAACTCTGAGCGCTGTGACAAGGaattaaacacataaaaaccaaTTTCTTCCTCCCAATATTCATCTTAAACATTAATTACTATCAGCAAACAtcttccagaaaaaaaaagtattttgtttagAACGGCCACTTAAATCATGATTAAATAGTTAATTAACCTAAAATTTTAAGAGCTATTAATTAGGAAGCTGATGGTGGAGTCTCATAAAGGCTCACTTCTAGTCAGAACCATGTGTTTAAAAGCAGTTAATAACTCAATGCATGCGTGTATTACCCACCGAGTCTGCACCCTCAGGTGTAGCGGGTTCTTCCTCCCCCGGCGGCctctcctcctccacttccGGAGCCTGTTCGGCACGCTCTGCCTTCTGGCTCTGCCGGCAAAACGCCCTCAGCTCCTCGTACTCCTCAGAGGGGAGCACGTCTTTGGGCGGGTGGTTGTTGAGGTGCTCTTTGAACCTGGGAGGAGGAAGGATGCACAATGCAGCAGGATGAGGAAGACAAAAGAAACACAGGAAAgaatatttgtaaagctttatcagaatcagaatcagaatcagaaaagctttattgccaagtacgtttttggacatacaaggaatttgttttggcgtagtcggtgcaatacagtacaaattaaacagtataaacatatctacaatataatataaatatatgtgcacagttttaagtgagtgagagtaaatacagagcagtataagatgccagggcggtacaacagtgcaggtgatcattgtgcaagtaaagcaggagtccaagctgagcgttaatgtaacgcatagagttacaggttacaggtgtcctgtcagcaaaaaaaaaaaaaaaggtgggggggggggggggggggggggggggggggggggtgtcagggtggtttccaggctttgttaaccaggctggtggcagatgggaaaaaactgttcttgtggcgtgaggttttggtccggatggaccgcagcctcctgccagaagggagagtttcaaagagtctgtgaccggggtgggagggatcagccagaaccttccctgcccgcttcagggtcctggaggtgtacagttcctggagcgacagtagactgcagccaatcaccttctcagcagaccgaatgacacgctgcagcctgcccttatccttggctgtagcagcggcgtaccagatggtgatggaggaggtgaggatggactcaatgatggctgtgtagaagtgcaccatcatagtctttggcaggttgaatttcttcagctgccgcaggaagaacatcctctgctgggctttcttgatgagggagctgatgtttggctcccacttgagatcctgggagatgatggttcccaggaagcggaaagattccacagtgtcaattgtggagtcacagagggtgatgggggcaggtggggctgggttctgcctgaagttcacaaccatctccactgtctttagagcgttgagctcaaggttgttctggctgcaccagtccaacagatggtccacctcccatctgtacgcggactcgtcaccatcagagatgagtccgatcagggtggtgtcgtccgcaaacttcagaagcttgacagactggtgactggaggtgcagctgttggtgtacagggagaagagcagaggagagagaacacagccttggggggaaccggtgctgatggtcagggagtcagagacgtgcttccccagcctcacgcgctgcttcctgtcagacaggaagtcagtgatccacctgcaggtggagtcgggcacactcagctgggagagcttctcctgtagcagagctgggacgatggtgttgaaggcagagctgaaatccacaaacaggatcctggcgtaggttcctgtggagtccaggtgccggaggatgaagtgaagggctaggttgactgcatcatctacagacctgttggctctgtaggcaaactgcagggggtccaggagggggtcggtgatgtcttttaggtgtgagagcacaaggcgctcaaaggacttcatcaccacagaggtcagggcgacgggtctgaagtcattaagccctgtggtccttggcttcttgggaacagggacgatggtggaggacttgaagcaggctggcacatgacatgtctccagtgaggtgttaaaaatgtctgtgaagactggagacagctgatcagcgcagtgcttcaggctggctggttctgtctcctgaagagtttgttgacgtccctctcctggatggaaagagccgtcctcggcgtgggtaggaggctggtgggggggaacttcagggtgggggttggaggtgccaaggcccctcttgaggttggggaggtgggggtggtggattgtggctgcagctgttggggggtgtcgtgggggatggttgcaggactgtccctttgtctttcaaagcggcagtagaactcgttcaggtcgttggcgaggcgtcggtcgttgatggagtggggggctttcggcttgtagttggtgatttgcttgagccctttccagacagacgcagagtcgttggctgagaactggttttggagcttctcagagtacagtcgtttggcctctttcactgccttgccaaacttgtacttagcctctctgtatatgtctttgtccccactcctgaaggccttttccttatccagtcttaaccttctgagtttagctgtgaaccagggtttgtcgttgttgtaactcaccctggtgcatgatggtacacagctgtcctcacagaagctgatgtaggaagtcacagcctctgtgtactcgtccagactgttggtagtagtcctgaacacatcccagtctgtacagcctaaacacgcctggagattctccacagcctcactgctccacttccttgtcgtcctcacaacaggtttgcagagctttagtttctgcctgtatgcaggaatcaggtggaccatgatgtggtcggattggcccagtgcagcacgtgggacggcgtgataagcgtctctgatggtggtgtaacagtgatccagaatgttgtcctctctggtcggacattttataaactgtctatatttggggagttcgtgggtcagattacctttgttaaagtcgccaacgacgattactaaggagtccgggttggtccgctccacactcagtatctggtcggcgagcatgcgctgtgcgacctgcatgttagcttgcggcgggatgtaaacaccgaccaggatgaacgaagcgaactcatgTCGTCAGTCATCATTAATTGCTAAAACTGGTGCAGTAACTAACCACTTCCACAATGAAGACTGTTGTTACGCTACCTGTTAGCCAGACTAATCGAGATGAAATCAGTCTGATTCTGGTCACCGGTTAAATTTTCTCAGTGAATTTAAATATGGGTTTTATTGGTCACCTTTAAAGACTCTTGTCTATAGCAGTCAGGTGGTCTTACTTTTCGTAGTGGGTGTTGTAGAGCTGAGTGGGAACTCTGAGCGCTCTGTCCAGGACAGCCGCTGCGTTCCTCATGTTCCCGTGCTCCTTTTCCCACTCCATGTAGAGATCCCAGAGGCGGTCCGAGTGGAAATCCAGACCGCATGCTGCTACAGCATTCTCGAAAACACTGAAGATGTTaaaccaaagaaaaatgtatattattatgttATTACAATATAATTTGTATTATCATGACTTTATTTTCCACTCTTATAGTTCCTAAACATTTATAAATTCCAAACTTTTTCAGACTcaaatttctaaatatttttcagaagttttaaaatattccgAGTTTTTGTGAGCAAAATATCAACGTTTGCTCGAGTAGTTATTAAACATTATTAACCGTAGGTTTCACAAATCATGAAACAAATTGAACTCAAATAAATCAACTAAATTTTAAAATCTAGAACTCTTGGACTTGCAAGGACTTTTACGTAAGGATTAGAGTAACTTCCTGTGTATACATATGCTTTAAATTATACTTTGTAAACATTTCCAcataagataaaataaattaaattaaaaatagaacTTTTAGTCCTTTGTGTAACGTTTTCCAACCAGACTCAGTTTAAGAGATAGTTCAAGTTTAACTGAATATAAAGTGGTCTACGGTCCAAAAACAGAGCAAAATCTGCCTTGTTCAAAACGTTTGAAAGGAAAGTACCTTCATTCAACAAGTCAAAACCAAACGAAGAATTACTAAtggataaaatgttaaaatcaagttgcaacaggaaacaaatcGCAAAAATAAAGCAAGGTATTTAATCacaaagcaataaataaatcaaatgcatttattgaatattgtTAGTTTTGTGCTCTTTGGACaatggaagaaagaaaaacatctggaatactgaacattttgaaaacttcTGGAAAGAGACCTAGAAAACCATAAAAGCAAATTTCTATTTTTTCAGACATTTCCAGGCTGTCAATCAACCATGTGCACTTCTCTGTTTATATTCTTTCaagtttaaagcagttttaaaaaCTTGAGACTGATAATAATTATCGACATTCAGGTAGCATCGAAATAAGAAACTTCAGCAGCTGTCAATGTCCGACCCAACACATACTCAAAATATTCAGAgggaaattaaacaaataaaacgtGGAGCTAAACACTGAATGGAGTgtgaaaaacattacatttaaaatgtgactGAAAGTTTGCTTACCTGCGAATTCGTACAGCTGAATCCGGCAAGTTCATGTCCAGTGTTCCCAGCAGCAGATTGATGTAGTGGATCCAAAGATCTACGCTCAGAGGAATTGCTTGAAGACCGCGAATACACACCTAACACAGCAAGAgggaattaacaaaataaaaaaaataaatccgtGTTGAGCAAATACACATCGAATGTGAAGACGTAAATAAACTGTAAAGGAGTTTTACCTCCTCTGCTTTGTTGTTGTCCCCTGCACGGCGCTCCAGGTCGGCAAATTTCTTCCAGTAGCCGTAGCAGAGTGGATACCGAACCAGAAAGGCTTCCAGCGCCCTGCGGGACGCAATAACATGACCCTGAAAAGATGAGAGGAAAAAGTCCCGCTCTGGGTATCAATACCTCTTCACAGTGAAAGGCAATCttgatttgttctgttttccacTAAAATAATCCCTCTAGTTTGCCGAAAACACACCTCATGCTCGCAGTACTGGAGCAGATCGGTCCAGCTGGTGAAGTCTTGAGGATTGTCGTGCGCGGCGTTCCACAGCCGCTCAAAGTCTGCAGGGAGTTCCCCCTCCTCGTTCGCTGCTGCTGGGACTGTGGAATAGCTTTCGGGGCCTGCAGGAGCCTCAGGGGCCACAGCTGCACTGCCATTTTCCTCTAATGcttcaggaggaggaggaggtggtggtggcGGCGGCGGCGGTGGAGCCTCAGTGACATCCATAGCTTTAGAAAagagaaaatgcaaaacaatatatataactGATGGCTATTTTTAGCTGCATTTAACCAAAGATACTTCAAACAGCTGTGGTCTAACGGCACGTTGAGGTCAATGGTCAACATAGATGTGAGAGCCAGAGGAACATCCCTCCAGAGCAGTAAGGTGTCCCCATCAGGTTTTTCCTGCCTGCTAACAATTTCTGGTTTAATTTCAGGTCTAACCTGATATTTTTTCTAAGGACTTTTTACACAAAGAAACACTTCAGATTCTTTCTTAGAAAATAAGGAATTTACAGAAATACTCCCACTTTTAGAAAGCCCTTaacctttgtttattttgtttttactaaacACAAAAAAGTGCCTCAAAGTACATTTGGTTTATATCTAAAGAAGATGAGCAATCTAGGCTCTGATGCATCTAAtataaaaatagaagaaatcagGCTGTTTAGTATTTAACCAGTGGATCACCAATCGGAGCAAAACAAAGGACGTTTGACCGATTCTGATGTCTGGCTGATGGATTGGTGATTCTCACATTTGGGTTCAGAACCTCACTGTAGTTTGCAATCACTAAATCAGTCGCTTTGAGATAATCTTCAAAAATCCtgttaaatgaaaaaagtaaaagcatCAAAAATGTACttacatacaaataaaaacaatttttgggCTGTTATGCTCGTATACCTAACAGAAAGATGGGGTCACAACTCTGACGTTGGTTTTAGTATGTTGCATATTGTTGTTTCAGGTATATTTAGTTGAGACTGAAGGAGGCAGCAAATATggggatttttgttttcttttacattgatTATTAATCATTTCAGCCAATTAGGTCAAACCAAAATCCCAGTTTTAAATAACAGGGGAGGAtaatctgaccaaaacaaacaaaagaaagcagttttgctttaatttgatttttttctttttagttccaATATTCAATACGTTTTGACCATCATAAAGCAGACAAtattattgtaacttttaacTATGCCAAATACCATTTGTATTTTAGTATTTAAAACGAGAAATTCAATTTATagcaaatgacaaaaacaaacattgttcTGTAATGAGAGACGATAATAGAAGCTgcaattgttatttttaaatataaatcttttATGACAGTAGAACAGCCACACTAATTAGGTGACGTGCTGTGAAAGAAAACCTGCGTGCA contains these protein-coding regions:
- the si:ch211-114c17.1 gene encoding pre-mRNA-processing factor 39 encodes the protein MAAEGFKEMSGNGVLEESPAMDVTEAPPPPPPPPPPPPPEALEENGSAAVAPEAPAGPESYSTVPAAANEEGELPADFERLWNAAHDNPQDFTSWTDLLQYCEHEGHVIASRRALEAFLVRYPLCYGYWKKFADLERRAGDNNKAEEVCIRGLQAIPLSVDLWIHYINLLLGTLDMNLPDSAVRIRSVFENAVAACGLDFHSDRLWDLYMEWEKEHGNMRNAAAVLDRALRVPTQLYNTHYEKFKEHLNNHPPKDVLPSEEYEELRAFCRQSQKAERAEQAPEVEEERPPGEEEPATPEGADSEELMQKIREQVLLRRDKVYQDNEDEVRKRWNYEDAIKRPYFHVRPLDRLQLRAWHTYLDWEIAELNRDTKDATQGEDTHDPNQESTEESEVTTQPRAASDDVADAQGDQRVRILFERCLIAVALYEEFWTRYIQYLEPQSVDEARAVYRRACEVHLPNKPNIHMQWATFEERHGDLTEARRVLEALEKTLPGLAVIRLHRAALERRAGQLDQSEALLREAVAECKERPMLHAFYSIKLARLLLKVSRNPDGARTVLQEALEISPDNDKLHLNLLELELSGDPWASAEAVQECVTRALAAPLTPQAKLLVSQRGLQFTEEYSNSVQSVLAVYEAHQKLLEELGGTKREAENGDEDPEKASKTADSSSAHAVSSASNVPVTTPPLPPVMGTDTSTQAEYGAYSSWYQQPQYGSYGNYGYQNTWNYNQGYYPPS